A single Sporosarcina sp. FSL W8-0480 DNA region contains:
- a CDS encoding YdcF family protein: MRKSKKMGIAIGIALVLFGGVLVWFLIGKWIAEGQEPVADGTNEYAIILGAKVNGETPSLTLHYRLKAALSYAETHPDVRFILSGGQGPDEDIAEAEAMRRYLTEHGIDEDRLLIEAQSTSTYENLLYSKKLLPEDVESITIITSDFHLARARMLADSLGLKTDALAAKTPESVKVQQHIRERLAIIKTYIVGK, translated from the coding sequence GTGAGAAAATCAAAGAAGATGGGGATAGCGATAGGGATTGCACTTGTATTATTTGGAGGAGTATTAGTATGGTTTTTGATAGGGAAGTGGATTGCCGAAGGACAAGAGCCCGTGGCCGACGGTACGAATGAATACGCAATTATTCTTGGCGCTAAAGTGAATGGAGAAACCCCATCACTTACTTTGCACTATCGACTAAAAGCGGCGCTCTCATATGCGGAAACTCACCCTGATGTCCGGTTCATTTTGTCAGGAGGGCAAGGTCCAGATGAAGATATTGCGGAAGCGGAAGCAATGAGGAGATATCTGACAGAGCATGGAATTGATGAAGATCGATTGCTGATCGAAGCCCAATCAACATCGACATATGAAAATCTCCTCTATTCTAAAAAGCTTCTTCCGGAAGATGTTGAATCGATAACAATTATAACAAGCGACTTCCATTTGGCACGTGCACGTATGCTTGCGGATAGCCTTGGACTGAAGACTGATGCATTGGCAGCAAAAACACCGGAATCGGTGAAGGTCCAACAACATATTCGAGAGAGACTCGCAATCATTAAGACATATATCGTTGGTAAATGA
- a CDS encoding argininosuccinate synthase: protein MMGNKKVVLAYSGGLDTSVAVQWLTDKGYDVVACCLDVGEGKDLNFIQQKALQVGAVNSYVIDAKEEFAQEYALLALQARTYYEDKYPLVSALSRPLISKKLVEVAHKENATAVAHGCTGKGNDQVRFEVAIKALDPTLEVIAPVREWSWSREEEIAYAKEKNIPIPVDLDSPYSIDQNLWGRSNECGILEDPWAAPPEEAYGLTTSIENSPDKPDIIEIGFEKGVPVSIDGKHYPLSELILKLNEIAGKHGVGRIDHVENRLVGIKSREVYECPGAVTLLKAHKELEDLTLVKDIAHFKPIVSQKLSELIYNGLWFSPLRNALEAFVKETQQYVNGVVRVKLFKGHAIVEGRKSANSLYDEKLATYTSDDQFDQSAAVGFIQLWGLPTEVHSTVNKQQKVKN, encoded by the coding sequence ATGATGGGAAATAAAAAAGTGGTTTTGGCTTATTCAGGTGGGTTAGACACTTCGGTTGCTGTGCAATGGTTAACAGATAAAGGGTACGACGTTGTAGCTTGTTGTTTGGACGTTGGGGAAGGGAAAGACTTGAACTTCATCCAGCAGAAAGCTTTACAAGTCGGTGCTGTGAATAGTTATGTGATCGATGCGAAAGAAGAATTTGCTCAGGAATATGCACTCCTTGCATTACAAGCACGTACGTATTATGAAGATAAATATCCGCTTGTCTCGGCATTATCTCGTCCTTTAATCTCCAAAAAATTGGTCGAAGTTGCACATAAGGAAAACGCAACTGCCGTGGCACATGGCTGCACTGGGAAAGGGAATGACCAAGTCCGATTTGAAGTAGCGATAAAGGCATTGGATCCGACACTTGAAGTCATTGCACCTGTTCGTGAATGGAGCTGGTCTCGTGAAGAAGAGATTGCATATGCGAAGGAGAAAAACATTCCTATACCGGTTGATCTCGACAGTCCGTATTCCATCGACCAAAATTTATGGGGTCGAAGCAATGAATGTGGAATCTTGGAGGATCCATGGGCAGCACCTCCTGAAGAGGCATACGGCTTAACAACTTCCATCGAAAACTCCCCGGACAAACCGGATATTATTGAGATTGGATTTGAAAAGGGGGTACCGGTGAGCATTGACGGAAAGCATTACCCTTTAAGCGAGCTTATTTTGAAATTAAATGAAATTGCCGGCAAACATGGCGTCGGACGAATCGATCATGTGGAAAACCGACTTGTCGGCATCAAATCGCGTGAAGTGTACGAATGCCCGGGTGCTGTGACGTTATTGAAAGCACATAAAGAGCTCGAAGATTTGACACTTGTTAAAGACATCGCACACTTTAAACCGATTGTTTCACAAAAACTGAGCGAATTGATCTATAACGGTCTATGGTTCTCTCCATTGAGAAATGCACTCGAAGCTTTTGTGAAGGAGACTCAGCAATACGTCAACGGCGTTGTTCGCGTGAAATTATTCAAGGGGCATGCAATTGTTGAAGGAAGAAAGTCAGCAAACTCCCTTTATGATGAAAAGCTTGCAACATATACTTCTGATGACCAATTTGACCAATCCGCTGCAGTCGGATTCATTCAACTATGGGGATTGCCAACTGAAGTGCATAGTACTGTGAATAAACAACAAAAAGTCAAAAACTGA